From a single Pseudorasbora parva isolate DD20220531a chromosome 17, ASM2467924v1, whole genome shotgun sequence genomic region:
- the mrps6 gene encoding 28S ribosomal protein S6, mitochondrial, with translation MCISLKKSRMHFRALRAGSVTDFHRETFILWINSSPSARKMPRYELCVILKAMQRPETAAVLRRTVETLFERGAVVRSLENLGERRLPYKISKHNCLHTHGGYFSVDFHGSPNIVSELLDHLERDVDVLRPTVLKKDVEVSEAQRCGLQNEKAKSATSR, from the coding sequence ATGTGTATCTCCTTGAAGAAGTCACGCATGCACTTCAGAGCACTGAGAGCAGGCTCTGTGACAGATTTCCACCGAGAGACATTCATTTTGTGGATAAACTCTAGTCCCTCCGCTCGGAAGATGCCGCGATATGAGCTGTGTGTGATCCTGAAGGCGATGCAGAGGCCGGAGACTGCGGCGGTGCTGCGGCGTACGGTGGAGACTCTGTTCGAGCGGGGCGCTGTGGTCCGGAGTCTGGAGAACCTCGGGGAGCGCAGGCTGCCCTACAAGATCTCCAAACACAACTGTCTCCACACGCACGGCGGATACTTCTCCGTTGACTTCCACGGCTCGCCGAATATCGTCAGCGAGCTGTTAGATCACCTCGAACGAGACGTTGACGTGCTGCGTCCCACAGTTTTAAAGAAAGACGTTGAGGTTTCCGAGGCGCAGCGCTGTGGCCTACAAAATGAGAAGGCAAAGAGTGCCACATCCCGATAA